The Deltaproteobacteria bacterium genome window below encodes:
- a CDS encoding c-type cytochrome has product MAAAAVLAAAAPAGAVRPPGLAPLGPPPVPADNPMSAEKVELGKLLFFDPILSGNYAMPCAVCHFPEAGWSVPEPVSTGYPGTIHWRNSQTIINAAYYGKLFWAGSSRSLESQARSAARGAVAGNGEDDMMEARLAFVPEYRRRFKEVFGDDWPNIRHAYMAIAAFERTLVQTDTPFDRYMRGDDAALNASQKRGLALFSGKANCIACHSGPLLTDEKYHNVGVPPYNGWEDDAVAQITFRFELYAKGVTEDMYRKTKDDPGLYFRAKDRKHLGKFRTPSLRYTKYTAPYMHNGMIETLRDVVEFYNGGGGENEFAATKSPLIRPLGLTGAEMDDLVAFLESLSGEEILMETPDLPVMQPLPPPGGKGS; this is encoded by the coding sequence ATCGCGGCAGCCGCTGTGCTGGCGGCGGCCGCGCCGGCGGGCGCGGTGCGACCGCCGGGGTTGGCTCCCCTGGGTCCGCCCCCCGTCCCCGCGGACAACCCGATGTCGGCGGAGAAGGTCGAGCTCGGCAAGCTGCTGTTCTTCGATCCCATCCTCTCGGGCAACTACGCCATGCCGTGCGCGGTCTGCCACTTTCCCGAGGCGGGTTGGTCGGTCCCGGAACCCGTCAGCACGGGCTACCCCGGCACCATACACTGGCGCAACAGCCAGACCATCATCAACGCAGCCTATTACGGCAAGCTCTTCTGGGCTGGGTCTTCCAGGTCGCTGGAGTCCCAGGCGCGCTCCGCGGCCCGGGGCGCGGTGGCGGGGAACGGCGAGGACGACATGATGGAGGCGCGGCTTGCCTTCGTGCCCGAGTACCGGCGACGGTTCAAGGAGGTCTTCGGCGACGACTGGCCCAACATCCGCCACGCCTACATGGCCATCGCCGCCTTCGAGCGCACCCTGGTGCAGACCGACACGCCCTTCGACCGCTACATGCGCGGCGACGATGCCGCGCTCAACGCGTCGCAGAAACGGGGCCTCGCGCTGTTCTCGGGCAAGGCCAACTGCATCGCCTGTCACAGCGGGCCGCTGCTGACCGACGAGAAGTACCACAACGTGGGCGTGCCCCCATACAACGGCTGGGAGGACGACGCGGTGGCGCAGATTACCTTCCGCTTCGAGCTCTATGCCAAGGGCGTCACCGAAGACATGTACCGCAAGACCAAGGACGACCCCGGTCTCTACTTCCGAGCCAAGGATAGGAAGCACCTGGGCAAGTTCCGCACCCCGAGCCTGCGCTACACCAAGTACACGGCGCCCTACATGCACAACGGCATGATCGAGACCCTGCGCGACGTCGTCGAGTTCTACAACGGCGGCGGCGGCGAGAACGAGTTCGCCGCCACCAAGAGCCCGCTGATCCGGCCCTTGGGCCTCACCGGCGCGGAGATGGACGACCTGGTGGCCTTCCTCGAAAGCCTCTCGGGCGAGGAAATCTTGATGGAGACGCCGGATCTCCCGGTGATGCAGCCGCTGCCGCCTCCGGGCGGGAAGGGGTCGTAG
- a CDS encoding c-type cytochrome, whose translation MRLTLGLVLVSLVGLAAPVPGAGSVGDKTVAAARAELGKRLFYDERLSGDVNFACATCHQPDKAFSDGQPLSAAYTGAAHFRNTPTLANVGRRAAWMHDGRLGTNLNDVTREMLTETYLMNMDMRLMQERLKQDPVYGKMFRAAGLGEPSNGGARRALAAFLDTIVSRGTPVDTGRLSAAARRGQALFQGRAGCAACHSGPRFTDDKPHNTGVPDNPEIWADPRRHSAFVTYAKFMGIENYMSLREDPGAYVRTHRPETRRSFLTPTLRELKWTAPYMHNGVFRSLEEVVDFYDAGGGDDPLKDPRLKPLGLTPEEKADLLAFLDALSGETFDVDEFVWRADDYDYKPVRNWRRAPN comes from the coding sequence ATGAGACTGACTCTCGGGTTGGTTCTGGTGTCTCTGGTGGGGTTGGCCGCTCCCGTGCCCGGCGCGGGTTCCGTGGGTGACAAGACCGTGGCGGCGGCCCGCGCCGAGTTGGGCAAGAGGCTGTTCTACGACGAGCGGCTTTCCGGCGACGTCAATTTCGCCTGCGCGACCTGCCACCAGCCGGACAAGGCGTTCAGCGACGGGCAGCCCCTGTCCGCCGCCTACACCGGGGCCGCCCACTTCCGCAATACTCCCACTCTGGCCAACGTCGGCCGTCGCGCCGCGTGGATGCACGACGGCCGGCTGGGCACGAACCTCAACGACGTCACTCGCGAGATGCTCACCGAGACCTACCTCATGAACATGGACATGAGGCTCATGCAGGAACGTCTCAAGCAGGATCCGGTCTACGGGAAGATGTTCCGGGCCGCCGGACTCGGCGAGCCGTCCAACGGCGGCGCCCGCCGGGCTCTGGCCGCGTTCCTGGACACCATCGTCTCCCGCGGCACGCCCGTCGACACGGGCAGGCTGTCCGCCGCCGCCCGCCGGGGGCAGGCACTGTTCCAGGGCCGCGCGGGGTGTGCCGCGTGTCACTCGGGGCCGCGTTTCACCGACGACAAGCCGCACAACACCGGAGTTCCGGACAATCCGGAGATCTGGGCCGACCCCAGGAGGCACTCCGCGTTCGTGACCTACGCCAAGTTCATGGGCATCGAGAACTACATGAGCCTGCGCGAGGACCCTGGCGCCTATGTGCGCACCCACCGGCCGGAGACCCGCCGCAGCTTCCTCACGCCGACCCTGCGCGAGCTCAAGTGGACGGCGCCTTACATGCACAACGGCGTGTTCCGGTCGCTGGAGGAGGTCGTGGATTTCTATGACGCCGGCGGCGGCGACGATCCGTTGAAGGACCCGCGACTCAAGCCGCTCGGATTGACGCCTGAAGAGAAGGCCGATCTCCTGGCTTTTCTCGATGCGCTGAGCGGCGAGACGTTCGACGTAGACGAATTCGTCTGGCGCGCGGACGACTACGACTACAAGCCGGTCCGGAACTGGCGCAGGGCACCGAACTAA
- a CDS encoding c-type cytochrome: MVRGVFLLSAALAWAALGANAAFAEGDVAAGKKVFKRCLVCHTDVEGKHKTGPTLHEVLGRAAGTAKGFRYSPAYVRAGKEGLVWKDETLFEYLRHPKKFLRKFLKDPKVKSRMTMKYFKEKDRRDVIEYMKSLGN, from the coding sequence ATGGTACGAGGCGTTTTCCTGTTGTCCGCGGCTCTGGCCTGGGCGGCTCTGGGGGCGAACGCGGCCTTCGCCGAGGGCGACGTCGCAGCCGGCAAGAAGGTCTTCAAGCGCTGCCTCGTGTGCCATACCGACGTGGAGGGCAAGCACAAGACCGGACCCACCCTCCACGAGGTCCTGGGCCGGGCCGCGGGAACGGCGAAGGGGTTCCGATACTCGCCGGCTTACGTACGGGCGGGGAAGGAGGGCCTGGTCTGGAAGGACGAGACCCTGTTCGAGTACCTCAGGCATCCCAAGAAATTTCTCCGCAAGTTTCTGAAGGACCCCAAGGTCAAGTCGCGCATGACCATGAAATACTTCAAGGAGAAGGACCGCCGCGACGTCATCGAGTACATGAAGTCGCTTGGCAACTGA